Proteins from a single region of Malaclemys terrapin pileata isolate rMalTer1 chromosome 25, rMalTer1.hap1, whole genome shotgun sequence:
- the NKIRAS2 gene encoding NF-kappa-B inhibitor-interacting Ras-like protein 2 — protein MGKSCKVVVCGQASVGKTSILEQLLYGNHVVGSEMIETQEDIYVGSIETDRGVREQVRFYDTRGLREGVELPKHCFSGTDGYVLVYSTASKDSLKRVELLKKEIDKCKDKKEVTIVVLGNKSDLQEQRRVDHDAAQHWAKGEKVKLWEVSVADRRTLIEPFTYLASKMTQPQSKSGFPLSRKNKGSGSMDG, from the exons ATGGGGAAGAGCTGCAAGGTGGTGGTTTGCGGCCAAGCCTCAGTCGGAAAAACATCAATCTTGGAGCAGCTCCTCTATGGGAACCATGTGGTTG GTTCCGAAATGATAGAGACCCAGGAGGACATCTACGTGGGCTCGATCGAGACGGACCGCGGGGTGCGGGAGCAGGTGCGATTCTACGACACCCGGGGCCTGCGGGAGGGCGTGGAGCTCCCCAAGCACTGCTTCTCCGGCACGGACGGCTACGTGCTGGTGTACAGCACCGCCAGCAAAGACTCTTTGAAGAGGGTGGAGCTGCTCAAGAAGGAAATCGACAAGTGCAAGGATAAGAAGGAG GTCACCATTGTGGTTCTGGGCAACAAGAGCGACCTGCAGGAGCAGCGGCGCGTGGACCACGACGCGGCCCAGCACTGGGCCAAGGGCGAGAAGGTGAAGCTGTGGGAGGTGTCCGTGGCCGACCGCCGGACGCTGATCGAGCCTTTCACCTACCTGGCCAGCAAGATGACGCAGCCGCAGAGCAAGTCCGGCTTCCCGCTGAGCCGCAAGAACAAGGGCAGCGGCTCCATGGACGGCTGA